A DNA window from Roseovarius sp. Pro17 contains the following coding sequences:
- a CDS encoding indolepyruvate oxidoreductase subunit beta family protein has protein sequence MKDFKMPPVPDQRSPQPHAITQPIRMCIAALGGEGGGVLTAWLVAVARAEGWPVQSTSVPGVAQRTGATTYYIEIVPQIWGGPAQPVLALTPTAGFVDVVVATELLEAGRAIEQGFVSPDRTTIIASSHRSFTIEEKSAMADERIEPDRILKAIDEFSARSIPVDFARLAKDANAVASSVVLGAIAGAGVLPASRETYEDAMRASGIAVEANLRGFAAAFDYVTGQGAPDAPSDARATGTDEQVNHGFPAEIEAVLKHAVPRLTSFQNASYADRYLQSVRRVLEAEKAAGKTDRGYPVTREAARYLALMMSYEDIVRVAALKTAPERWQALNEANQMGDGDTVRVTEYLKPGVEEFASMMPPFLGRRLVAAARRRGKLDAYNIGMGIRTSSAWGFAMMRLLAAMRFWRPYTYRYALETAAIDAWVDLVVAATQIDAEFGAEVVECARIRKGYGSTHRRGTANFEALMTRIVAPAVAAGRSDADALAELRKLALSDPDGDAMLSELDRRHPDTRGVDAAIPPG, from the coding sequence ATGAAGGACTTCAAGATGCCGCCCGTGCCCGATCAACGTTCGCCTCAACCCCACGCTATCACGCAACCCATCCGCATGTGCATCGCCGCACTGGGCGGCGAAGGTGGTGGCGTGTTGACCGCGTGGCTGGTCGCCGTCGCGCGTGCCGAGGGTTGGCCCGTTCAAAGCACGTCGGTTCCCGGCGTCGCGCAGCGCACAGGTGCCACGACCTACTACATCGAAATCGTACCGCAAATCTGGGGCGGCCCCGCGCAGCCGGTTCTGGCGCTGACGCCAACAGCAGGTTTCGTCGATGTGGTGGTCGCGACTGAATTGCTCGAGGCTGGCCGCGCGATCGAACAGGGGTTCGTCTCGCCCGATCGCACGACGATCATCGCATCGTCCCACCGCTCCTTTACCATCGAAGAAAAAAGCGCGATGGCGGACGAACGGATCGAACCGGATCGCATCCTGAAAGCCATCGATGAATTTTCTGCCCGCTCGATTCCCGTCGATTTCGCCCGGCTGGCCAAGGACGCGAACGCGGTCGCCAGCAGCGTCGTTCTGGGGGCCATTGCGGGCGCAGGCGTCTTGCCGGCATCGCGTGAAACCTATGAGGACGCGATGCGCGCCTCGGGAATCGCCGTCGAGGCAAATCTGCGCGGATTTGCTGCCGCGTTCGATTACGTAACGGGTCAGGGCGCGCCGGATGCACCGAGCGATGCGCGAGCCACCGGAACCGACGAGCAGGTCAACCATGGCTTCCCGGCCGAGATCGAAGCGGTCCTCAAACACGCCGTTCCGCGCCTCACCTCATTCCAAAATGCCAGCTACGCGGATCGGTATCTGCAATCAGTCAGGCGCGTGCTGGAGGCCGAAAAGGCCGCAGGCAAAACCGACCGGGGTTATCCCGTCACGCGCGAGGCGGCGCGCTATCTGGCCCTGATGATGAGCTACGAGGACATCGTGCGCGTCGCCGCCCTCAAGACCGCGCCAGAGCGCTGGCAGGCGCTAAACGAGGCCAATCAGATGGGCGACGGCGACACGGTCCGCGTCACCGAATATCTCAAACCGGGGGTTGAGGAATTTGCCTCGATGATGCCGCCCTTCCTAGGCCGCCGCCTAGTCGCGGCAGCGCGGCGGCGCGGCAAGCTGGATGCCTATAACATCGGCATGGGCATTCGCACCAGCTCGGCCTGGGGCTTTGCGATGATGCGCCTGCTGGCGGCGATGCGTTTCTGGCGGCCCTATACATATCGTTACGCGCTCGAGACGGCTGCAATCGACGCGTGGGTCGATTTGGTGGTCGCCGCGACGCAGATCGACGCGGAATTCGGCGCCGAGGTGGTCGAATGCGCCCGCATTCGCAAGGGCTATGGGTCGACCCATCGGCGCGGAACGGCGAACTTCGAGGCGCTGATGACCCGGATCGTGGCCCCCGCCGTGGCCGCAGGCCGGTCCGATGCGGATGCGCTCGCCGAATTACGCAAGCTGGCCTTGTCCGACCCCGACGGCGACGCGATGCTTAGTGAATTGGATCGCCGCCATCCCGATACGCGAGGGGTCGATGCGGCGATACCGCCAGGCTGA
- a CDS encoding indolepyruvate ferredoxin oxidoreductase subunit alpha, producing the protein MAERSFAKEVTELRKRDGEIFESEGILAVVKGLLQSGVSYIGGYQGAPVSHGIDVLKDAGEILDDLGIQVEFSGNEAIAAAMLGASINYPVRGAVLFKSTVGTNVASDAISNLCSAGVRGGALMILGEDYGDGSAIIQERTYAFALKSQAWLLDPRPDLESIVNSIEQGFELSEASSTPVMLQLRIRACHVTGAFVAKDNRPATGVSAEAKTDPIFDFGNVCLPPSVYRHEEDKMQRRLPAAKKFIRENKLNEVFEGDLDKIGIITLGGHYNGVVRALQLQGLASLDGQSRVPIYCLNVAYPLADDEVLEFCAGKSAVLIVEEGQPAYLEDAIGGILRRGDLQTTIVGKQVFPMAGEYRGDVLLDGIAKFLEGSSPTTLDLAPVTQPSAHVRDLKGRAAEMLGAKVPIRLPTFCTGCPERPVMTALKLAERDVGKFHVSSDIGCHTMSTLKPFNMGSTVLGYGLGLAATSAVTPIMERPVVTLMGDGGFWHSGLSNGVVNHVANQNDGVLVILKNGYSAATGHQTLPSTTREQMGDGAPGLDIAKTLKAFDVKWIKTLRSYDLHAMVGTLKDALTTKTKGLKVIIADGECQLAKARRMKPIERERIKTGKRVVQARFDVDENVCTGDHSCIRLSGCPSLTIKDSSDPLKRDPVATVLNTCVGCGHCGEVAHEAILCPSFYKTEQVRNASRFERFAARANRWMIARMQGRAG; encoded by the coding sequence ATGGCAGAACGCTCCTTTGCCAAGGAAGTCACCGAACTGCGCAAGCGTGACGGCGAAATCTTCGAATCCGAGGGCATTCTGGCCGTCGTAAAGGGATTATTGCAATCGGGCGTCAGCTATATCGGCGGATATCAGGGCGCGCCGGTGTCGCATGGGATCGACGTTCTGAAAGACGCAGGCGAGATCCTGGATGATCTGGGAATTCAGGTCGAATTCAGCGGCAACGAGGCGATTGCAGCGGCCATGCTGGGTGCATCCATCAACTATCCCGTGCGCGGCGCGGTGCTGTTCAAATCGACGGTCGGCACGAACGTCGCGTCCGATGCCATCTCCAACCTCTGCTCTGCGGGGGTCAGGGGCGGGGCGCTGATGATCCTCGGCGAGGATTATGGCGACGGCTCGGCGATCATTCAGGAACGGACTTATGCGTTCGCGCTGAAATCTCAGGCGTGGCTGCTGGACCCACGCCCCGACCTGGAAAGCATCGTCAACTCCATCGAACAAGGCTTTGAGCTATCCGAGGCCAGCAGCACGCCCGTCATGCTGCAACTGCGCATCCGTGCCTGCCATGTGACCGGCGCCTTCGTCGCCAAGGATAATCGCCCGGCCACAGGCGTCAGCGCCGAGGCCAAGACTGATCCCATCTTCGATTTCGGCAATGTCTGCCTGCCCCCGTCGGTCTATCGACACGAAGAGGACAAGATGCAACGCCGCCTGCCCGCAGCCAAGAAATTCATCCGCGAGAACAAACTAAACGAGGTTTTCGAGGGCGATCTGGACAAGATCGGCATCATCACGCTGGGCGGGCATTACAATGGCGTGGTGCGTGCGCTGCAACTTCAGGGGTTGGCCAGCCTCGATGGGCAGTCGCGTGTGCCGATCTATTGCCTGAACGTCGCCTATCCGCTGGCCGACGATGAGGTGCTGGAATTCTGCGCTGGCAAGTCAGCAGTGCTGATCGTCGAGGAAGGCCAGCCCGCCTATCTGGAGGATGCCATCGGCGGCATCCTGCGCCGGGGCGATCTGCAAACCACCATCGTGGGCAAGCAGGTTTTTCCCATGGCGGGCGAGTATCGGGGGGACGTGCTGTTGGACGGCATCGCCAAGTTTCTCGAAGGCAGCAGCCCCACGACCCTTGACCTCGCCCCCGTCACACAGCCCTCCGCCCATGTGCGCGACCTGAAGGGGCGCGCCGCCGAAATGCTGGGCGCCAAGGTGCCGATACGCCTGCCGACCTTCTGCACCGGCTGCCCAGAGCGCCCTGTAATGACCGCGCTCAAGCTGGCTGAGCGGGACGTGGGCAAATTCCACGTCTCATCCGATATCGGCTGTCACACCATGTCGACGCTCAAACCGTTCAACATGGGCAGCACGGTTCTGGGTTATGGTCTGGGACTGGCGGCGACCTCGGCGGTCACGCCAATCATGGAGCGCCCCGTCGTCACCCTGATGGGCGATGGCGGGTTCTGGCATAGCGGGCTGTCCAACGGCGTCGTCAACCATGTTGCGAACCAAAACGACGGCGTGCTCGTCATCCTCAAGAACGGCTATAGCGCCGCGACCGGCCACCAGACGCTGCCATCGACCACCCGCGAACAGATGGGCGATGGCGCGCCCGGCCTCGACATTGCCAAGACGCTGAAGGCATTCGATGTCAAATGGATCAAAACGCTGCGCTCTTACGATCTTCACGCCATGGTCGGCACGCTGAAGGACGCACTGACCACCAAGACCAAAGGACTGAAGGTCATCATTGCCGATGGTGAGTGTCAGTTGGCAAAGGCGCGGCGGATGAAGCCGATCGAGCGCGAGCGCATCAAGACCGGCAAGCGCGTCGTGCAGGCGCGTTTCGACGTCGATGAAAATGTCTGCACGGGCGATCACTCGTGCATCCGCCTGTCGGGCTGTCCGTCGCTGACCATCAAGGATTCGTCCGATCCGCTCAAACGCGACCCGGTGGCAACCGTGCTGAACACCTGCGTCGGCTGCGGCCATTGCGGCGAGGTTGCGCATGAGGCGATCCTCTGCCCGTCCTTTTACAAGACGGAACAGGTGCGCAATGCCAGCCGGTTTGAACGCTTTGCAGCCCGCGCCAACCGCTGGATGATCGCGCGGATGCAGGGGCGTGCGGGATGA
- a CDS encoding TRAP transporter substrate-binding protein: MKRRQFITNAGLSATGLAAVTAAPAIAQDVREWRLLHAYPKGYPIYGTAPEKFAEFVTKASDGRLNIQVFGAGEVVPAFETMDAVRGGTAQMGFGTSYFWKGKVPALQFIPGLPFGMTVQEQNAWFISGGLELAQKAYDELNVKFFVAGNSGPQMGGWFNKEIASAADLSGIKMRMPGLGGEVLSAMGTTIVNLPGGELLPSMQSGAIDACEWIGPYLDMAFGFHKVAEYYYYPGWQEPSGINDLFVNMDEWNALPADLQEIVAAGAELANSYVLNELTAKNPEALRALVEDNGVNLKRFSDDTLIELGNTAGVLLNDLASSDPLSREILDSILSFRENTLNYTDISTRAVLEARALDYKYAGLVKN, translated from the coding sequence ATGAAACGTCGTCAATTCATTACCAATGCAGGCTTGTCCGCAACGGGACTGGCCGCTGTGACCGCCGCCCCTGCCATCGCGCAGGACGTGCGCGAGTGGCGGCTGCTGCACGCCTACCCCAAGGGCTATCCGATCTACGGCACGGCCCCCGAAAAATTCGCGGAATTCGTTACCAAGGCCTCGGATGGCCGCCTGAACATTCAGGTCTTTGGCGCAGGCGAGGTCGTGCCCGCGTTCGAAACGATGGACGCCGTGCGCGGCGGCACCGCTCAGATGGGGTTCGGCACATCCTATTTCTGGAAGGGCAAGGTTCCTGCGCTTCAGTTTATCCCCGGCCTGCCGTTCGGCATGACGGTGCAGGAGCAGAACGCATGGTTCATCTCGGGCGGTCTGGAACTGGCGCAAAAGGCCTATGACGAGCTGAACGTCAAATTCTTCGTCGCTGGCAACAGCGGCCCGCAGATGGGTGGCTGGTTCAACAAGGAGATCGCCTCGGCCGCCGACCTATCCGGCATCAAGATGCGCATGCCCGGCCTTGGCGGCGAGGTTCTGAGCGCGATGGGCACCACAATCGTCAACCTGCCGGGCGGTGAATTGCTACCCTCAATGCAATCGGGCGCGATAGATGCCTGCGAATGGATCGGCCCGTATCTGGACATGGCGTTCGGCTTTCACAAGGTTGCCGAATATTACTACTATCCCGGCTGGCAGGAGCCATCGGGTATCAACGATTTGTTCGTCAACATGGACGAATGGAACGCCCTTCCCGCCGATTTGCAGGAAATCGTGGCCGCGGGCGCTGAGCTGGCCAACAGCTATGTTCTGAACGAATTGACGGCGAAAAACCCCGAGGCCCTACGCGCACTGGTCGAGGATAACGGCGTCAACCTCAAGCGCTTCAGCGATGACACGCTGATCGAGCTGGGGAATACGGCGGGCGTCCTGCTGAATGATCTCGCGTCGAGCGATCCTCTCAGCCGCGAGATACTGGATAGCATCCTGAGTTTCCGCGAAAATACGCTTAACTACACTGATATCAGCACACGCGCGGTGCTAGAGGCGCGGGCGCTCGACTACAAATACGCCGGGCTGGTGAAAAACTAG
- a CDS encoding dodecin translates to MTQTTHPVTEVFGTSDKSMEDAIRGAIATTSETIRNLEWFEVTQMRGKINDKGEIDHFQVGVKLGFRLDR, encoded by the coding sequence ATGACACAAACAACCCACCCCGTCACCGAGGTATTCGGCACATCCGACAAATCCATGGAGGATGCGATACGCGGCGCCATCGCGACCACAAGCGAGACCATCCGCAATCTGGAATGGTTCGAAGTCACGCAGATGCGCGGGAAAATCAATGACAAGGGCGAAATCGACCATTTTCAGGTCGGCGTAAAGCTGGGCTTCCGGCTGGATCGCTAA
- a CDS encoding TRAP transporter small permease subunit, with protein MHRLQAIADRIDSVIDHLGHILSWLVGFTVVVCAAVAILRYTLGLGWVWMQDAYVWANAALFMLGAAPTLLHGKHVRVDFVYGARSQRYRAIVDLLGSVFLLMPSLIAIFVLSFPYVRDSWRRLEGTLDVGGMPGVFLIKSVLLLFCLPLAAQGLSLAIRSYIRLAAPDLARSRDA; from the coding sequence ATGCATCGACTGCAAGCTATTGCAGACCGGATCGACAGCGTGATCGACCATCTGGGGCATATCCTGTCCTGGCTGGTCGGTTTCACCGTCGTTGTCTGTGCGGCGGTAGCAATCCTGCGCTATACATTGGGGCTGGGCTGGGTGTGGATGCAGGATGCCTATGTCTGGGCCAATGCGGCGCTCTTTATGCTAGGCGCCGCGCCTACCCTCTTGCATGGCAAACACGTGCGCGTCGATTTCGTCTATGGCGCCAGAAGCCAGCGATACCGTGCCATCGTTGATCTGCTCGGCTCGGTTTTCTTGCTTATGCCGTCCCTCATCGCCATTTTTGTCCTGTCGTTTCCCTATGTGCGCGATTCATGGCGACGGCTGGAGGGCACACTGGACGTCGGCGGAATGCCGGGCGTTTTCCTGATCAAATCGGTGTTGTTGCTATTCTGCCTGCCGCTGGCCGCGCAGGGACTGTCCTTGGCGATACGCAGCTATATCCGGCTGGCAGCGCCGGACCTGGCCCGGAGCCGCGACGCATGA
- a CDS encoding TRAP transporter large permease subunit: MSNPEIIGIIMFPVVIGFLMMGYPVAFTLAGVAIAFASFGWMFDIIDLGLLNSVPSRIFGIMTNLVFVAIPLFVFMGVVLERSRIAENLLMALGELFGTLRGGLGLSVIFVGALLAASTGVVGATVVTMGLLSLPAMLRAGYDPRLASGIICSSGTLGQIIPPSTVLILLADILQGANAQAQMAKGNFAPDPVSVVELFAGAFLPGLVLMGLYASWVIFTAVFQGHKCPALATKAPSANAGRQAIKALVSPLLLIGAVLGSILLGLATATEAAAIGAIGAVLLAALQGKLSISMLRSSMHSTMLISSMIFLILIGASLFSLVFRMFQGDVLVEDFLHNMPGGMVSAMLFVMVVIFLLGFVLDFIEIMFLVLPIVAPIMLMFDISPIWFGIMIAVNLQTSFLTPPFGFSLFYLRSVAPPEVTTGQIYRGIIPFVLLQICGLALLWFFPALATWLPEVLF; the protein is encoded by the coding sequence ATGAGCAATCCTGAAATCATCGGGATTATCATGTTCCCGGTCGTCATCGGCTTTCTGATGATGGGCTATCCGGTGGCGTTCACCCTGGCGGGTGTCGCAATCGCCTTTGCCAGCTTTGGCTGGATGTTCGACATCATCGACCTCGGACTGCTCAACAGCGTTCCGTCGCGCATCTTCGGTATCATGACGAACCTCGTTTTTGTCGCCATCCCCCTCTTTGTGTTCATGGGCGTGGTGCTGGAGCGGTCGCGCATCGCCGAGAATCTGCTGATGGCCCTTGGCGAGTTGTTCGGCACGCTGCGCGGTGGTCTGGGCCTGTCGGTCATTTTCGTGGGCGCGTTGCTGGCGGCCTCGACGGGTGTGGTGGGCGCGACTGTCGTCACGATGGGCCTACTCAGTCTGCCTGCGATGCTGCGGGCGGGCTATGATCCCAGACTGGCCAGCGGCATCATCTGCTCGTCGGGGACGCTAGGGCAGATCATTCCGCCCTCGACCGTCCTGATCCTGCTGGCCGATATCCTGCAAGGCGCCAATGCGCAGGCACAGATGGCCAAGGGCAATTTTGCTCCTGACCCTGTTTCGGTAGTCGAACTGTTCGCCGGGGCGTTCCTGCCCGGTCTGGTGTTGATGGGCCTCTATGCCAGTTGGGTCATCTTTACCGCCGTATTCCAAGGCCACAAATGCCCCGCCCTCGCCACCAAAGCGCCCTCGGCCAATGCCGGCAGACAGGCGATCAAGGCGCTGGTATCGCCCCTCTTGCTGATCGGCGCGGTGCTAGGGTCCATCCTGCTGGGCCTCGCCACAGCAACCGAGGCTGCGGCGATCGGCGCAATCGGGGCGGTCCTGCTCGCCGCGCTTCAGGGCAAGTTGAGCATATCCATGCTGCGCTCTTCGATGCATTCGACCATGTTGATATCGTCGATGATCTTTCTAATCCTGATCGGTGCGTCGCTGTTCTCGCTGGTGTTCCGCATGTTCCAAGGTGACGTGCTGGTCGAGGATTTCCTGCACAACATGCCCGGCGGCATGGTGTCGGCGATGCTGTTTGTGATGGTGGTGATCTTCTTGCTGGGCTTCGTGCTGGACTTTATCGAGATCATGTTTCTGGTCCTGCCCATCGTCGCCCCGATCATGCTGATGTTCGACATCTCGCCGATCTGGTTTGGCATCATGATCGCGGTGAACCTGCAAACCAGCTTCCTCACGCCGCCTTTCGGATTCTCGCTATTCTATCTACGCAGCGTCGCCCCGCCCGAGGTGACGACCGGACAGATTTATCGCGGAATCATTCCGTTCGTCCTGCTTCAGATCTGCGGCCTTGCGCTGCTGTGGTTCTTTCCGGCTTTGGCCACCTGGCTGCCCGAGGTTCTGTTCTGA
- a CDS encoding D-amino acid dehydrogenase, translating into MKIVVLGGGVIGVTSAWYLAKDGHEVTVIDRNDAVGADTTFANAGQISPGYSAPWAAPGIPMKALKWMFQRHAPLIVQPRLDWAKVSWMVRMLRNCTEARYEVNKGRMVRLAEYSRDCLTEIRNDTGIDFDNRQQGTLQLFRTQKQVDGAAKDIKVLEQGGVRYEVLDAEGCIAAEPGLAKARDLIAGGLRLPGDETGDCHMFTTKLAKMAKDLGVTFRTGVEIRALELGANGIEAAQTSEGRVTGDVFVVAMGNHSPTLVRPLGLKLPIYPVKGYSITAPIIAPERAPQSTVMDETYKIAITRLGDRIRVGGMAELAGLDRSLNKKRQETLTLSVESLFNGAADQSRAELWSGLRPMTPDGTPIIGQAGVDNLFLNTGHGTLGWTMAAGSARVLSDLVAGRSSDIETADLSYDRYVPGAVPRAA; encoded by the coding sequence ATGAAAATCGTTGTTCTCGGAGGCGGCGTCATTGGCGTCACATCTGCATGGTATCTGGCCAAGGATGGCCACGAAGTAACGGTCATCGACCGCAACGATGCGGTCGGCGCGGACACAACCTTTGCCAATGCGGGGCAGATTTCGCCGGGCTATTCGGCCCCTTGGGCGGCACCCGGCATTCCAATGAAGGCGCTGAAATGGATGTTCCAACGCCACGCGCCACTGATCGTTCAGCCGCGCCTCGACTGGGCAAAAGTCAGCTGGATGGTGCGGATGCTGCGCAACTGCACCGAGGCGCGCTATGAGGTCAACAAAGGGCGCATGGTGCGGCTGGCCGAATATAGCCGCGACTGCCTGACCGAGATCCGCAATGACACGGGCATCGACTTTGACAACCGCCAGCAAGGCACGTTGCAACTGTTTCGCACGCAAAAGCAGGTGGATGGCGCGGCCAAGGACATCAAGGTGCTGGAGCAGGGCGGCGTGCGTTATGAGGTTCTGGATGCAGAGGGCTGCATCGCGGCTGAGCCGGGGTTGGCAAAGGCGCGCGATCTGATCGCGGGCGGTCTGCGCCTGCCGGGCGACGAGACCGGCGATTGCCACATGTTCACGACCAAGCTGGCCAAGATGGCCAAGGATCTGGGCGTGACGTTCCGCACCGGGGTCGAGATCCGCGCGCTGGAACTGGGCGCGAACGGTATCGAAGCAGCCCAGACCTCCGAGGGTCGCGTGACAGGCGATGTGTTTGTTGTGGCGATGGGCAACCACTCTCCGACGCTGGTGCGCCCCTTGGGGCTGAAGCTACCGATTTATCCGGTCAAGGGCTACTCGATCACCGCGCCCATCATCGCGCCCGAGCGTGCGCCCCAATCGACCGTCATGGACGAGACTTACAAGATCGCCATTACGCGCCTTGGCGACCGCATCCGCGTGGGTGGCATGGCCGAACTGGCCGGCCTCGACCGCAGCCTGAACAAGAAGCGGCAAGAGACATTGACGCTGTCGGTCGAGTCCCTTTTCAACGGTGCCGCCGATCAAAGCCGCGCCGAGCTGTGGTCGGGTCTGCGTCCCATGACGCCCGACGGGACGCCGATCATCGGGCAGGCAGGCGTGGATAATCTGTTCCTCAACACCGGCCACGGCACGCTGGGCTGGACGATGGCCGCAGGATCGGCCCGCGTGCTAAGCGACCTCGTCGCGGGGCGCAGTTCGGATATCGAAACGGCGGATCTGAGTTATGATCGCTATGTTCCGGGCGCTGTTCCGCGCGCAGCATAG
- a CDS encoding ABC transporter ATP-binding protein has product MGEPLLKISGLMSGYGDVQVLWGIDVAVNEGELACLVGSNGAGKTTLMRTISGICTATGGSTHFNGVDITSASPNAILSAGIAHVPEGRRLFRGLTVKDNLLLGAYLRKDKDAIEQDLERVYDLFPILRERRRQDATTMSGGQQQMCAIARGIMSRPKLLMIDELSLGLAPKLVEELAETLVEINKQGTTIILVEQDVMTAFELADYAFVVETGKVMKAGPTSELIDDPIIREAYLGM; this is encoded by the coding sequence ATGGGTGAGCCGCTCCTGAAGATTTCGGGCCTCATGTCGGGCTATGGCGATGTCCAGGTTCTCTGGGGTATTGATGTGGCCGTGAACGAGGGCGAACTGGCCTGTCTGGTCGGGTCCAACGGCGCGGGCAAGACGACGCTGATGCGCACGATTTCGGGCATATGCACCGCCACGGGCGGCAGCACCCATTTCAACGGCGTCGATATCACGTCGGCCTCGCCCAATGCGATCCTGAGCGCCGGCATCGCACATGTGCCCGAGGGCCGGCGGCTGTTTCGTGGCCTCACGGTCAAGGACAATCTGCTGCTGGGGGCTTACCTTCGCAAGGACAAGGACGCGATCGAGCAGGATCTGGAACGTGTCTATGATCTGTTCCCGATCTTGCGCGAACGTCGGCGTCAGGACGCGACGACGATGTCGGGTGGACAGCAGCAGATGTGCGCCATTGCACGCGGGATTATGTCGCGGCCCAAACTGCTGATGATCGACGAATTGTCGCTGGGCCTCGCGCCGAAACTGGTCGAGGAACTGGCCGAAACGCTGGTCGAGATCAACAAGCAAGGCACGACAATTATTCTGGTCGAGCAGGATGTCATGACGGCGTTCGAGCTGGCTGATTATGCCTTTGTGGTTGAAACCGGCAAGGTCATGAAGGCAGGCCCGACAAGCGAACTGATCGACGATCCGATCATCCGCGAGGCGTATCTGGGCATGTAG
- a CDS encoding FAD-binding oxidoreductase, which translates to MTHDPSTPQRPSPETIRALTDELKRSFGERVSASKAIRTQHGNTLTWGQNAPPDLVVFAESTQEVSAIIRLAADRRVPVIAYGTGTSLEGHLNAPLGGVCIDLSRMNRIVDVRPQDLDCTVEAGVTRLALNHHLRDMGLFFPIDPGADASIGGMTATRASGTAAVRYGTMREVVLSLTAVLANGEIIRTSSRARKSSAGYDLTRLLIGSEGTLGIITEITLRLNGIPEAISSGICSFPSVKQACDAAITAIQWGIPIARVELLDDMQVKACNLHSGLDLPETPLLLLEFHGSPDGVREQSERFGAIAADCGGGTFNWVTKPEERSRLWQARHDAHWASKGLRPGADAVVTDVCVPISRLAECVEATQRDLAENDFVATIVGHVGDGNFHVQLMVDHQDPRESAALTGFVDRLVQRAIDMDGTASGEHGIGQMKRKYMIAEHGAEAIDAMRAIKAALDPLGILNPGKILPQMP; encoded by the coding sequence ATGACACATGATCCCTCCACACCACAGCGCCCCTCGCCCGAGACGATCCGTGCGTTGACAGACGAACTGAAACGCAGTTTTGGCGAGCGCGTTTCCGCGTCCAAGGCAATCCGAACCCAGCACGGCAATACGCTAACATGGGGCCAGAACGCACCGCCCGATCTGGTGGTTTTTGCGGAATCGACCCAAGAGGTCTCGGCAATCATCCGACTTGCCGCCGACCGACGCGTGCCCGTCATCGCCTACGGCACAGGCACATCGCTTGAGGGGCATCTGAACGCGCCATTGGGGGGCGTCTGCATTGATCTGTCGCGGATGAACCGGATCGTCGATGTGCGCCCCCAAGATCTGGATTGCACGGTCGAGGCTGGCGTCACGCGCCTCGCGCTGAACCACCACCTGCGCGATATGGGTCTGTTCTTTCCCATTGATCCCGGCGCGGACGCGTCCATCGGTGGAATGACCGCCACCCGGGCGTCCGGCACGGCCGCGGTGCGTTACGGCACGATGCGCGAGGTGGTGCTGTCGCTAACGGCGGTTCTGGCCAATGGCGAGATCATCCGCACCTCCAGTCGGGCGCGCAAATCCTCTGCCGGCTACGATCTAACCCGGCTCTTGATCGGTTCCGAAGGCACGCTGGGCATCATCACCGAAATCACGCTGCGCCTGAACGGTATCCCCGAGGCGATATCAAGCGGGATCTGTTCTTTCCCATCTGTGAAACAGGCCTGCGATGCCGCGATCACCGCAATTCAGTGGGGGATCCCAATCGCGCGGGTCGAACTGCTGGACGATATGCAGGTCAAGGCGTGCAACCTGCATTCAGGTCTCGACCTACCCGAAACGCCGTTGTTGCTGTTGGAATTCCACGGCAGCCCTGATGGGGTGCGTGAGCAAAGCGAGCGTTTCGGAGCCATTGCCGCAGATTGCGGCGGCGGCACGTTTAATTGGGTCACGAAGCCCGAAGAGCGCAGCCGATTGTGGCAGGCACGACACGACGCGCATTGGGCCAGCAAGGGCCTGCGCCCCGGTGCCGATGCCGTCGTCACCGACGTTTGCGTGCCGATATCGCGCCTTGCCGAATGCGTCGAGGCGACGCAGCGCGACCTTGCGGAAAACGATTTCGTGGCGACCATCGTGGGCCATGTGGGCGACGGGAACTTTCACGTTCAACTGATGGTCGATCACCAGGACCCGCGCGAATCTGCGGCCCTGACAGGGTTCGTCGACCGCCTTGTTCAGCGGGCAATCGACATGGACGGCACGGCGAGCGGTGAGCATGGGATCGGCCAGATGAAGCGCAAGTACATGATCGCAGAGCATGGCGCAGAGGCCATCGATGCCATGCGCGCGATCAAGGCCGCGCTCGACCCGCTGGGCATACTGAACCCCGGCAAAATCCTTCCGCAAATGCCTTGA